The following coding sequences lie in one Candidatus Neptunochlamydia sp. REUL1 genomic window:
- a CDS encoding LptF/LptG family permease produces the protein MPLVWRLLLRNYFQVFFLCVVGFISVLLVTRVQEIARLAALNPHLGKIFLFTLFQIPYILPIAIPISGLISAIILLQRLSHTQELTAFLASGIGVKTLGAPFLMAAFLLSVVNFAIVAEVTPRCRHLSHNLIQSAATINPLFLMKKSKMLKLQDSYVDMKMTHLGREAKDIIFAVKNESNDRISLMTAKKFIVDNNLMTGSQVTIISSIAEEPDFFDSLIIENQETMSTSASAFSGLMKKSTHRLGIEHLPMTALLHTFSDPAAKIKTIKRANFEFCRRLFFPFITFAFTLLGFSLGMQIGRGRKKKGLYWAILLSAFTFICSIAAKSFQLSPHKVIFFYSLPLPILFFASYWFQKRILGGIE, from the coding sequence ATGCCCCTTGTATGGCGATTGCTCCTTCGCAATTATTTTCAAGTTTTCTTCCTGTGTGTCGTTGGGTTTATCTCTGTTCTCCTTGTCACACGGGTTCAAGAAATTGCGCGTCTTGCTGCCTTAAACCCTCATTTAGGTAAGATTTTCCTTTTCACTCTCTTTCAAATCCCCTATATCCTCCCCATCGCAATTCCGATTTCTGGGTTAATTTCAGCAATTATTCTGTTGCAGCGCCTCTCCCATACCCAAGAACTCACCGCCTTTTTGGCCTCAGGAATTGGAGTCAAAACTCTCGGAGCGCCCTTTCTTATGGCTGCCTTTCTTCTTTCTGTCGTGAATTTTGCAATCGTTGCAGAAGTTACCCCAAGATGTCGCCATCTCTCCCACAACTTGATCCAGAGTGCGGCAACCATCAACCCTCTATTTTTAATGAAAAAGTCTAAGATGCTCAAACTCCAAGACTCTTATGTCGACATGAAGATGACACATCTGGGAAGAGAAGCTAAAGACATCATCTTTGCAGTCAAAAATGAATCAAATGACCGTATCAGTTTAATGACAGCCAAAAAATTTATTGTTGATAATAACTTGATGACAGGAAGTCAAGTGACCATCATCTCTAGTATCGCTGAAGAGCCTGATTTCTTTGATAGCTTAATTATCGAAAATCAGGAGACAATGTCGACTTCTGCCTCAGCCTTCTCAGGTCTCATGAAAAAAAGTACTCACAGACTAGGGATAGAACATCTCCCCATGACAGCACTCCTACACACATTTTCCGATCCAGCTGCAAAGATCAAGACAATAAAGCGCGCAAATTTTGAATTTTGCCGCCGTCTCTTTTTTCCATTTATTACCTTTGCTTTTACTCTCCTAGGGTTTTCTTTAGGAATGCAAATTGGACGAGGGCGGAAGAAAAAGGGGCTTTATTGGGCAATCCTCCTCTCAGCATTTACTTTTATCTGTTCAATTGCCGCAAAATCTTTCCAACTTTCGCCACATAAGGTCATTTTCTTTTACTCTCTCCCTCTACCGATTCTCTTCTTTGCTTCATATTGGTTTCAAAAACGGATCCTAGGAGGAATTGAATGA
- a CDS encoding LptF/LptG family permease, translating into MIFTKLWQRYLLKEILKVFFLFLFCFFFLYVLIDYSMHMQEILKNEKISWGDLSIYYGMLFSKRCDLLLPLSLLISSVKVLTSLNKRNELLAFQAAGIPVHYLTRPFFFVGLLCVVMSYYNFEVLAPKSLNYIDHFEQKYLKKKNSCKKTETAVHALPLEDGTRLLYQSYNAEKEEFIDIFWVLSSDEIYHMKTLKIEAPHPTGTFVDHMQRNKKGQIEKVASFAKHSFESLYLNFDLQDHFEESMENRSVTQLATMTLNKTRLFHENRWLVHTYLYFKLFMPWLPVLVLIGLIPFCVVSSRNHPTFLIFSLTIFGYIAFFTIMDGCVVLGELRVVPPFWAIFTLPIAFFFIFGPRFIKMCIR; encoded by the coding sequence ATGATATTTACAAAGCTCTGGCAACGCTATCTATTAAAAGAAATTCTCAAGGTTTTCTTCCTGTTTTTATTCTGCTTTTTCTTCTTGTACGTATTGATTGATTACTCAATGCACATGCAAGAAATTCTAAAGAATGAGAAAATCTCCTGGGGAGACTTGTCTATTTATTATGGAATGCTTTTTTCAAAACGATGTGACCTCCTCCTCCCTTTATCTTTATTAATTTCAAGTGTAAAGGTTCTAACAAGCTTGAATAAGCGAAATGAACTCCTTGCATTTCAAGCAGCTGGAATTCCTGTTCATTACCTCACCCGCCCCTTCTTTTTTGTAGGACTACTCTGCGTTGTAATGAGTTATTACAACTTTGAAGTTCTAGCTCCAAAATCTCTCAACTACATCGATCATTTTGAACAAAAATACCTAAAGAAGAAAAACTCTTGCAAAAAGACTGAAACAGCTGTTCATGCGCTACCTTTGGAAGACGGTACGCGCCTTCTCTATCAATCTTATAATGCTGAAAAAGAAGAGTTTATTGATATTTTCTGGGTGCTTTCTTCCGATGAAATCTATCATATGAAAACACTAAAAATCGAAGCTCCTCACCCAACGGGAACCTTTGTTGACCATATGCAACGGAATAAAAAAGGACAGATAGAAAAGGTCGCTTCCTTTGCAAAGCACTCTTTCGAATCACTCTACTTAAACTTTGATTTGCAAGATCATTTTGAAGAGTCGATGGAAAACCGATCGGTGACTCAGTTGGCAACCATGACGCTTAATAAAACCCGTCTCTTTCATGAAAACCGTTGGCTTGTTCATACTTACCTCTACTTTAAACTTTTTATGCCTTGGCTTCCCGTTCTGGTTCTGATTGGACTGATTCCTTTCTGCGTTGTTTCAAGTCGAAATCACCCAACCTTTCTCATTTTTTCTTTAACAATTTTTGGATACATCGCATTTTTTACTATTATGGATGGGTGTGTTGTTCTGGGAGAGTTGCGTGTCGTCCCCCCATTTTGGGCAATCTTCACCCTCCCGATCGCTTTTTTCTTCATTTTTGGGCCCCGATTCATTAAAATGTGTATCAGATGA
- a CDS encoding phosphatase PAP2 family protein produces the protein MSYKKLLIPPLLVILIYVSWFNPLTRLWWDAVDLKTFTFLNSWVHHSTFWQNFWAFTGHRIMDWIHDLLMFLFFFINILCAATAFKKRKVAEMIFSVLFIALVICMVNGILFPEFIHAPRKSPTMVDKSAFRLSSAVDWIKVKDHSRKSFPGDHATTATLFTCLIFYLMGKRAGFIAILYAIFFCLPRLIAGAHWLTDNLIGSASIAILASSIAFGTPLANWCINRIEKLLTRRKEPCPES, from the coding sequence ATGAGTTATAAAAAATTACTAATCCCCCCTCTTCTAGTTATCCTTATCTATGTGAGCTGGTTCAATCCTCTGACACGGCTTTGGTGGGACGCCGTTGATCTCAAGACATTCACTTTCCTTAATTCCTGGGTTCACCATAGTACTTTTTGGCAAAATTTTTGGGCCTTTACTGGACATCGCATCATGGATTGGATCCATGATCTTTTGATGTTCCTTTTTTTCTTTATTAATATCCTTTGCGCAGCAACCGCTTTTAAGAAACGGAAGGTTGCGGAAATGATCTTTTCAGTCCTGTTTATCGCACTCGTGATTTGCATGGTCAATGGGATCCTTTTCCCAGAGTTTATCCATGCTCCGAGAAAAAGCCCTACGATGGTCGATAAAAGTGCTTTTCGACTCTCCAGTGCTGTGGATTGGATCAAGGTTAAGGATCATTCTCGAAAAAGCTTTCCGGGAGATCATGCAACAACTGCCACTCTATTTACTTGCCTTATTTTCTACCTCATGGGAAAGCGGGCGGGATTTATTGCTATTCTTTATGCGATCTTTTTTTGTTTGCCCCGTCTGATTGCAGGAGCTCACTGGCTCACAGACAACTTAATCGGAAGCGCTTCAATAGCCATCCTAGCCTCCAGTATAGCTTTTGGAACGCCCTTGGCTAACTGGTGCATCAACAGAATTGAAAAACTACTTACAAGGAGAAAAGAGCCATGTCCAGAGTCCTAG
- a CDS encoding carboxypeptidase M32: protein MSRVLEDYEKLKGRGKDLRLLSSVSMLLEWDQETFMPKDGIDFRSSQVELITSLLHKEKTSPEYKNALEKLIDLESGEVKPDALDGRKKASLREFRSDFLKETKLPNAFVKRLAKATSQGVNAWQHAKKDNNFEAFLPHLKEIVALHKEKADHLGYDAHPYDALLDLYEPGMTSKKLNSLFGELKPFLTSLTKKLSQKREKTAFLSANYPLDEQQKFNHFLLEKMGVDLNRARLDFSAHPFCTGFNPHDVRFTTFTSTTSFFNSIFAVLHEGGHALYELGLPYEDLGTPLADACSLGVHESQSRWWECFIGQGRPLWEFAFPYLKKTFPKQLEGVTLDHFVNAINHVEPSLIRIYADEVTYILHIIIRYEIEKEFITGSIDLADLPRIWNEKMEESLGIVPNTDADGCLQDIHWAFGLIGYFPTYALGNLYSGQIFKTFTQTFPDYATSIAGGDLAFIQKFLHEKIHRHGREFHSLELIENATGSPLSPKPYMDYLKSKY from the coding sequence ATGTCCAGAGTCCTAGAAGATTATGAAAAGTTAAAGGGACGGGGAAAGGATCTTCGCCTCCTTTCTTCGGTTTCTATGCTTCTGGAGTGGGATCAGGAGACCTTCATGCCAAAGGATGGGATTGACTTTCGCTCAAGCCAAGTTGAGCTTATCACCTCTCTTCTCCACAAGGAAAAGACCAGCCCCGAATACAAAAATGCTCTCGAAAAATTGATTGATCTTGAATCTGGCGAAGTAAAACCCGATGCTCTTGATGGAAGAAAAAAGGCCTCTCTAAGGGAATTCCGCTCTGATTTTCTTAAAGAAACAAAGCTTCCTAACGCTTTTGTCAAAAGGCTTGCAAAGGCAACCTCTCAGGGCGTGAATGCTTGGCAGCATGCCAAGAAGGATAATAATTTTGAAGCCTTTCTCCCTCACCTGAAAGAGATCGTTGCTCTTCATAAAGAAAAAGCAGATCACCTTGGTTATGATGCCCACCCCTACGACGCCTTGTTAGACCTCTATGAACCAGGGATGACTTCAAAAAAACTCAATTCTCTCTTTGGAGAACTAAAGCCTTTCTTGACCAGCCTCACAAAAAAACTCTCCCAAAAAAGAGAAAAAACAGCTTTCCTTTCAGCCAATTACCCTCTGGATGAACAGCAAAAATTCAACCATTTTCTTCTAGAAAAAATGGGAGTCGATTTAAATAGAGCACGCCTTGATTTTTCTGCCCACCCATTCTGCACGGGGTTCAACCCTCATGATGTGCGCTTTACCACCTTCACAAGTACAACCTCTTTCTTTAATAGTATCTTTGCTGTTCTTCACGAAGGCGGACATGCCCTCTATGAACTTGGCCTTCCTTATGAAGACCTGGGCACTCCTCTTGCTGATGCATGTTCCTTAGGCGTTCACGAGAGCCAGTCTCGTTGGTGGGAATGTTTTATTGGACAAGGACGTCCCTTATGGGAGTTTGCCTTCCCCTACCTTAAAAAAACTTTTCCGAAACAGCTTGAGGGGGTCACACTCGACCACTTTGTCAATGCGATCAACCATGTAGAACCCTCTTTGATTCGCATTTATGCTGATGAGGTAACTTATATCCTCCACATCATTATCCGTTATGAAATTGAAAAGGAGTTTATCACAGGATCGATCGACCTAGCTGATCTCCCACGCATCTGGAATGAAAAAATGGAAGAGTCTCTTGGAATTGTTCCAAATACCGACGCCGATGGGTGCCTTCAAGATATCCACTGGGCTTTTGGCCTGATTGGATACTTTCCTACCTATGCCCTTGGAAATCTCTACTCCGGACAAATCTTCAAGACCTTCACACAAACGTTTCCAGACTACGCAACCTCCATCGCTGGTGGAGATCTCGCTTTTATCCAAAAATTCCTCCATGAAAAAATTCACCGCCATGGCCGCGAATTCCACTCCCTTGAACTTATTGAAAACGCCACAGGCTCTCCTCTTTCCCCTAAGCCCTACATGGATTATCTAAAATCTAAATATTGA
- the rpsI gene encoding 30S ribosomal protein S9 — MATKKESIGVGRRKRAIAAVRLRRGKGNIDVNGRKIEEYFTTDLQRETILSPLVKLQLENNYDIIIRAKGGGIQGQMIAARLGIARALVKEDEERRASLKGKGFLTRDPRKRERKKYGLAGARKRFQFSKR; from the coding sequence ATGGCAACAAAGAAAGAATCAATCGGAGTTGGAAGACGCAAGCGAGCAATCGCTGCAGTAAGACTTCGCCGCGGAAAAGGAAATATTGACGTCAACGGACGGAAAATCGAAGAGTATTTTACAACTGACCTTCAAAGAGAGACAATCCTTTCCCCTCTTGTTAAATTACAACTCGAAAATAATTATGACATTATTATCCGCGCCAAAGGGGGCGGAATTCAAGGTCAAATGATCGCCGCAAGACTCGGAATTGCACGTGCTCTCGTCAAGGAAGACGAAGAGAGGCGGGCTTCGCTCAAAGGTAAAGGGTTTCTCACTAGAGATCCTCGTAAGCGTGAGCGTAAGAAATATGGTCTTGCTGGTGCAAGAAAACGCTTTCAGTTCTCTAAGCGTTAA
- the rplM gene encoding 50S ribosomal protein L13 produces MAKRKDSTILLTKEEAQAAKGWVTLDAKGKTLGRFASEVAQILRGKHKTNFTPHVDSGDGVIVLNAEHVVVSGNKEAQKLYRHYTGHIGGLREIPYRVMKERKPTYILRHAVQGMMPKTKLGKAQLKRLRIFAGETHNLAAQKPLLVEV; encoded by the coding sequence ATGGCTAAACGAAAAGATTCGACCATTCTACTGACCAAAGAAGAAGCTCAAGCTGCAAAAGGGTGGGTGACTCTCGATGCAAAGGGAAAGACTTTAGGCAGATTTGCCTCCGAAGTTGCTCAGATATTGCGGGGGAAGCACAAAACAAATTTTACCCCTCATGTTGACAGCGGGGATGGAGTGATCGTCCTCAATGCTGAGCATGTGGTTGTCAGTGGAAACAAGGAAGCACAAAAATTATATCGACACTACACCGGACATATTGGTGGCCTCAGAGAGATCCCTTATCGTGTAATGAAAGAAAGAAAACCGACCTATATCCTCCGGCATGCTGTTCAAGGGATGATGCCTAAGACAAAGCTGGGGAAAGCACAACTTAAAAGATTACGTATTTTTGCAGGGGAGACTCATAACCTGGCAGCGCAAAAACCCCTATTAGTAGAGGTATAA
- the miaB gene encoding tRNA (N6-isopentenyl adenosine(37)-C2)-methylthiotransferase MiaB has translation MDKPKTFFMRTYGCQMNELDSEIMIGQLLKRGLKRVYDEKEGDLLLFNTCSIRDLAERKVMGKIGQLGRGKKKQLIGITGCMAMAKKDTLFKKLPNVDFVIGTNNITDLDTVISNLLESGKQQIRTDDQFEENLDYLVASRDDKYKAHVSIIRGCDKFCTYCVVPYTRGQEVSRPPEDIEKEVRLLADQGYKEITLLGQNVNSYGKDKPDWKELFHDLLYRLDKVSGIERIRFMTSHPIDITRELMEAIRDLPSLCEFVHFPIQAGSSRILKKMHRIYTKEQYFEKVSLLKEIVPNVSLGTDIIVGFPTETEEEFEETLEVFRQVRYSVAFLYTYSPRKGTPAMRWKDDIPEEVKEDRLQRLIALHEEISSEERLSFLGNETEVLVERKNRDGQLKGRTRCWKKVIFPGDDSMIGTLQPVKLHSCNHQTLIGDLATATSRF, from the coding sequence ATGGATAAGCCAAAAACATTTTTTATGCGTACCTACGGGTGCCAAATGAACGAACTCGACTCTGAAATAATGATTGGACAGCTCCTCAAGCGAGGGCTGAAACGGGTCTATGACGAAAAGGAGGGAGACCTTCTCCTCTTTAACACATGCTCAATCCGGGACCTTGCAGAACGAAAAGTCATGGGGAAAATCGGACAGCTCGGTCGAGGCAAGAAGAAGCAACTCATTGGAATTACTGGTTGTATGGCAATGGCCAAGAAAGATACGCTTTTTAAAAAACTTCCTAATGTTGATTTCGTAATTGGAACCAATAATATCACCGACCTAGACACTGTCATAAGCAATCTCTTAGAATCGGGAAAGCAACAAATCCGAACCGACGACCAATTCGAAGAAAACCTTGACTATCTGGTTGCGAGTCGAGATGACAAGTATAAGGCTCACGTCTCCATTATTCGAGGGTGCGACAAATTTTGTACCTACTGCGTTGTCCCGTATACCCGAGGCCAAGAAGTCTCTCGTCCTCCTGAAGATATCGAAAAAGAAGTCCGCCTCCTAGCTGATCAAGGATACAAGGAAATCACTCTCCTCGGCCAGAATGTCAACAGCTACGGAAAAGACAAACCCGACTGGAAAGAGCTCTTCCACGACCTTCTCTACCGACTTGATAAAGTAAGTGGAATTGAGCGCATCCGTTTTATGACCAGTCACCCCATCGACATCACACGAGAGCTTATGGAGGCCATTCGAGATCTTCCCTCCCTCTGTGAGTTTGTCCATTTTCCGATTCAAGCAGGATCTAGCCGTATTCTAAAGAAGATGCACCGGATCTACACCAAAGAGCAATACTTTGAAAAGGTTTCCCTATTAAAGGAAATTGTCCCTAACGTCTCGCTCGGCACAGATATTATTGTGGGTTTTCCCACGGAAACTGAAGAAGAATTCGAGGAAACACTAGAGGTGTTCCGCCAGGTCCGCTACTCTGTTGCCTTTCTCTATACCTACAGCCCTCGGAAGGGCACCCCTGCAATGCGTTGGAAGGACGACATCCCAGAGGAGGTCAAAGAAGACCGCCTCCAGCGTCTCATTGCTCTTCACGAAGAGATCTCTTCAGAAGAACGCCTCAGCTTCCTAGGAAATGAAACAGAGGTCCTTGTTGAGAGAAAGAACCGTGATGGTCAGCTCAAAGGACGTACCCGCTGCTGGAAAAAAGTCATCTTCCCAGGAGATGACTCCATGATCGGGACTCTCCAACCAGTAAAGCTCCACAGCTGTAATCACCAAACATTAATTGGAGATCTAGCTACAGCTACCAGCCGATTTTAG
- the ligA gene encoding NAD-dependent DNA ligase LigA, whose translation MTKDEYLVLLQEIQKHNKLYFQKSQPEITDYEYDLLVKKVEKLEEKHPEWVPKDTPTKKVGEMPTKGFTQVKHEHPMLSLSNTYSKEEVADFIKRVDKNLEGRKVNYCVELKMDGVAISLHYVEGNLLRGVTRGNGKRGDDITANVKTIRNIPHELKEKVTLEVRGEVFIPKHDFIEMNREREEAGDVTWANPRNAAAGSLKLLDHMEVAKRKLDIVVYNAIGSGLSFQSEIHAYLKKLGLAVGNDKHFQVCRNVDEIFAFTDHIETVRDGLPFEIDGIVIKVDELRYHDMLGATAKSPRWAAAYKFAPQQAETVIEKIHVQVGRTGVLTPVADLKPVSLAGSTIARATLHNEEEVARKDIREGDSVVIEKGGDVIPKVVEILTAKRLSKSKPWIMPDQCPVCGSEVVRKEGEVAVRCPNKATCGGQNLRRISFFASKNAMDIDHLGPEIVKKLIEIGFVSTPSDLYRLTEEELKQIEGFKEKSIKNLLSSIEKSKKTTLARFIFAIGIPYVGEGTAGFLADGAGSISKLSEMMEEELCGIDGVGEKVASSIVEFLGNEDHQVEIAALLELGVTPTAQMKKIEGHVFAGKAFVLTGSLDGFTRTEAGILIKERGGKMSGSVSKKTDFVLVGVDPGSKYNKAKDLGVAILDEASFQKML comes from the coding sequence ATGACCAAAGACGAATATTTAGTCCTTCTTCAAGAAATACAAAAGCACAACAAGCTTTACTTTCAAAAATCTCAACCTGAAATTACCGATTATGAGTACGATCTCCTTGTCAAAAAGGTGGAGAAGCTCGAGGAGAAGCACCCCGAATGGGTGCCCAAAGACACCCCGACAAAAAAGGTTGGAGAGATGCCTACGAAAGGATTTACTCAGGTAAAGCATGAACATCCGATGCTTTCTTTGAGTAATACCTATTCGAAAGAAGAAGTTGCGGACTTTATTAAGCGGGTCGATAAAAACTTAGAAGGGAGGAAAGTTAATTACTGTGTTGAGCTCAAGATGGATGGAGTGGCAATTTCTCTCCATTACGTTGAAGGAAATCTACTACGCGGTGTGACACGAGGGAACGGAAAGAGGGGAGATGACATCACGGCCAATGTGAAAACAATTCGGAATATTCCCCACGAGCTTAAGGAAAAAGTCACGCTTGAAGTGCGAGGCGAAGTGTTTATCCCAAAACACGACTTCATTGAGATGAATCGTGAACGTGAAGAAGCTGGGGATGTCACATGGGCAAATCCACGGAATGCAGCAGCAGGTTCGTTGAAGCTTCTAGATCACATGGAGGTCGCGAAACGGAAGCTCGATATTGTGGTGTATAATGCAATAGGCTCTGGGCTTTCTTTCCAGTCAGAAATTCATGCATATTTGAAAAAATTAGGCCTTGCTGTTGGAAACGACAAACATTTTCAAGTGTGCAGAAATGTCGATGAAATCTTTGCTTTTACTGACCATATTGAAACGGTTAGAGATGGACTCCCTTTTGAAATTGATGGAATTGTCATTAAGGTCGACGAGCTCCGGTATCACGACATGTTGGGGGCAACTGCAAAAAGCCCTCGTTGGGCAGCAGCCTACAAGTTTGCTCCTCAGCAGGCTGAAACAGTCATTGAAAAGATCCACGTTCAGGTTGGACGAACAGGTGTTCTCACTCCCGTTGCCGATTTGAAGCCCGTTTCTCTTGCGGGTAGTACGATTGCGCGCGCAACACTCCATAATGAAGAAGAAGTGGCTCGGAAAGATATTCGGGAAGGAGATAGTGTTGTGATTGAAAAAGGAGGGGATGTCATCCCTAAAGTTGTTGAGATTTTGACAGCAAAGCGCCTTTCTAAATCGAAACCTTGGATCATGCCGGATCAATGTCCGGTGTGTGGATCAGAGGTTGTTCGTAAGGAAGGGGAAGTAGCAGTCCGCTGTCCCAATAAGGCAACCTGTGGAGGGCAAAATCTACGAAGGATTTCCTTCTTTGCCAGTAAAAATGCGATGGATATCGATCATCTTGGTCCCGAAATCGTAAAGAAGCTTATTGAAATAGGATTTGTTTCGACTCCGTCTGACCTTTATCGATTGACAGAAGAAGAATTGAAGCAAATCGAAGGCTTTAAGGAAAAGTCGATCAAAAACCTTCTTAGTAGTATTGAAAAATCAAAAAAAACGACTTTGGCCCGTTTTATCTTTGCGATTGGAATTCCTTACGTAGGTGAAGGAACAGCAGGATTTCTTGCGGACGGTGCAGGAAGTATCAGCAAACTTTCTGAGATGATGGAGGAAGAACTTTGTGGGATCGATGGGGTTGGCGAAAAGGTAGCAAGTTCGATTGTTGAGTTTTTAGGAAATGAAGATCATCAAGTGGAGATTGCGGCTCTTTTAGAACTTGGAGTGACCCCAACTGCGCAGATGAAAAAAATTGAGGGGCATGTTTTTGCAGGAAAAGCCTTTGTCCTAACAGGATCCCTTGATGGGTTCACCCGAACCGAAGCCGGAATTCTTATCAAAGAAAGAGGAGGAAAAATGAGCGGGAGTGTGAGTAAAAAAACCGATTTTGTTCTAGTTGGTGTGGATCCAGGTTCCAAATATAATAAAGCCAAAGACCTTGGAGTCGCGATTCTTGATGAGGCTTCTTTTCAAAAAATGCTGTAA
- the glgB gene encoding 1,4-alpha-glucan branching protein GlgB, whose product MEMTDPHRFLGLHNGGKKIRLLMGVDLEVKGKKVPLEKSKEGFFEYDSESVLTNKDYLIHHSSGLLACDPYAFTPTFSREDETLLGEGRHLNIDDAMGGRICVHEEVEGVKFAVWAPCAKHVSLIGDFNNWDIDRNPMRRMGSSGVWELFIPGLNEGERYKFAIETLEGVIKKKADPYGYQGEMRPNTASVVTRIDHHIWKDHEWMESRTRCLNKPLNIYEVHLGAWKKKGRGFIGYRAIAPLLIAYVKKMGYSHVEFMPVMGHPFDESWGYQVTGFYAISRRYGTVEDFQFLVDQLHQNGIGVILDWVPGHFPKDEHSIAQFDGTYLYEHEDPRQGYHLQWNTHIFNFGRHEVANFLLGSALYYLDKMHIDGLRVDAVSSIVYLDFGRKEGEWVPNVNGDNENLEASHFLQSLNQVVHERFPSVLMIAEESHAFPGVTDPKGLGFDLRWDLGWMNDTLKYFQTPHEHRESAHRILVHEMTYFYDEHHLLPLSHDEVVHEKKSLLSKMPGSEWEKFANLRLLLSYMICHPGKKLLFMGGEFGQWLEWNCNEEIHWDVLGMSYHQQLQECVMQLNAFYKNHPALYENDFSKKGFEWVDHSDQTNSVFSYLRKSEGEILLCIHHFSPEEISHYLVPMKKCDSPKEIFSTDSKEFGGCGIMNHDIVVEKQGIRLSLPPLSTLIIQL is encoded by the coding sequence ATGGAAATGACTGACCCTCACCGCTTCCTTGGCCTTCATAATGGAGGAAAAAAAATTCGCCTTCTAATGGGGGTAGATCTCGAGGTTAAGGGAAAGAAGGTTCCTCTAGAAAAAAGTAAGGAAGGTTTTTTTGAATATGATTCTGAATCTGTCCTGACAAATAAAGATTATCTGATTCATCATTCAAGTGGTCTATTGGCCTGCGATCCTTATGCTTTCACCCCGACATTTTCCAGAGAAGATGAGACCCTTCTGGGGGAGGGAAGACATTTGAATATTGATGACGCGATGGGAGGTCGGATTTGTGTTCATGAGGAAGTGGAGGGGGTAAAGTTTGCTGTCTGGGCTCCTTGTGCCAAGCATGTTTCATTGATTGGAGATTTTAACAATTGGGATATCGACAGAAATCCGATGCGGAGGATGGGTTCATCCGGGGTATGGGAGCTTTTTATTCCAGGTCTTAATGAGGGCGAAAGGTATAAGTTTGCGATTGAAACTTTAGAAGGGGTGATTAAAAAGAAAGCAGACCCCTATGGGTATCAAGGAGAAATGCGTCCTAATACGGCCTCTGTTGTTACGCGGATTGATCACCACATTTGGAAGGACCACGAATGGATGGAAAGCCGCACAAGATGTTTGAATAAGCCTCTGAATATCTATGAGGTTCATTTAGGGGCATGGAAGAAAAAGGGTCGAGGTTTTATAGGATATCGTGCGATCGCGCCTCTCTTGATCGCTTATGTCAAAAAAATGGGATATTCCCACGTCGAATTTATGCCGGTGATGGGACATCCTTTTGATGAGTCTTGGGGGTATCAAGTCACAGGATTTTATGCGATTTCTCGCCGCTATGGAACGGTTGAAGATTTCCAGTTTCTTGTCGATCAGCTTCATCAAAATGGAATAGGGGTGATTTTAGATTGGGTTCCTGGTCACTTCCCAAAAGATGAACACTCGATTGCTCAATTTGATGGAACCTATCTTTATGAGCATGAAGATCCACGCCAAGGGTATCATCTTCAGTGGAATACCCATATCTTCAATTTTGGGCGACATGAAGTGGCGAATTTTTTGCTTGGAAGTGCCCTTTATTACCTCGACAAAATGCATATCGATGGTCTTCGTGTAGATGCTGTTTCTTCTATTGTATATCTTGACTTTGGAAGAAAAGAAGGGGAGTGGGTTCCCAATGTGAATGGGGACAATGAAAACCTAGAAGCGAGCCACTTTTTGCAATCTCTAAATCAAGTGGTGCATGAGCGATTTCCTTCAGTATTGATGATCGCGGAAGAATCTCATGCTTTTCCTGGAGTGACGGATCCTAAGGGTTTGGGGTTTGACCTGCGCTGGGACCTTGGGTGGATGAACGACACCTTAAAATACTTTCAAACTCCTCATGAACACCGGGAGTCTGCGCATCGTATCCTTGTTCATGAAATGACCTATTTTTATGATGAACATCACCTTCTCCCTCTTTCCCATGATGAAGTCGTGCACGAAAAAAAGAGTCTTCTCTCAAAGATGCCAGGAAGCGAGTGGGAAAAGTTTGCCAACCTCCGACTCCTTTTAAGTTACATGATCTGCCATCCTGGAAAGAAGCTTCTCTTCATGGGAGGAGAGTTTGGACAGTGGCTCGAATGGAATTGCAATGAAGAGATCCACTGGGATGTGCTTGGGATGTCCTATCATCAACAGCTTCAAGAGTGCGTTATGCAGCTGAATGCCTTTTATAAAAACCATCCTGCCCTATACGAAAATGACTTTTCAAAAAAGGGATTTGAGTGGGTTGATCATTCAGACCAGACGAATAGTGTTTTTTCTTATCTTAGAAAGAGTGAAGGAGAAATCCTCCTATGCATCCATCATTTTTCTCCTGAAGAGATCAGTCACTACCTTGTTCCGATGAAAAAATGCGACTCTCCGAAAGAAATTTTTTCTACTGATTCAAAAGAATTTGGGGGATGTGGCATAATGAATCACGATATTGTCGTAGAGAAACAAGGGATCCGGCTCTCGCTGCCTCCTCTTTCAACCCTAATCATTCAGTTATGA